TACTCTGTAATTTCTACTTAATTGGAGTTTCAAGGCGGTACACAACAGCCACACTCATGTGAGACCTTTTGCTTCCTACACGTCATCCAACACAACTCAACAGGCTAAGGCCGCAGGTGCAGTCTTCTCAAAAAGTCAGGGAGGATCACATAAGCATCTGAGGCAATGGGTCCTGATTAGGAGCTCATGTTTGTTCATTTGGGTTCTGAAAGGGACATCCGGCGCCAGAGCCCTCCCATCTAAAGAGCGGACAATGCTACCCAACGAAATTGGAAGCATACATAAAAGTAATCCTCCAGCTGACGGCAAAGAAAAGAAATCAGGGAGATGAACGCATGGCAGCATTGAGCTGACGCGCGCGCCCCCGTCATTCAAGGTAAAATCACCAGCAGGAAACCGTATccctccccttttctctccaTCCTGCCAGCTGTAGTGCCTATGGCGCCATATGTGTGGACGCCAACGATTTCGTGTTCTCCAATTAGACGATCTCAATGGACTTGAACTCGTCGGGGATGTCGGCAGCAGAAGTGACGTTGGGGTCGGCGGCAATGGCAAAGCTAGAGGGGAGGGCGATGGTAGTTAGCACATCATTCGAAGTAAGAGAAGGATAAAGTGTTGTTATGTCAAGTAGAGTAAAAGGGAGAGAATCAGAGCATACTAAAAGGTAAGAAAAGATAAGAGGTTAGCAGTTGCTCGCGTCAAGTGGTGGGCGTGAGAATCCATACCAGTCTAtcgagcttgtcggcctcgaggccaacgaggTTGTACTCggagccgtcgacgagaaccAGGGTGTCGGGCTCCTGGCTGGACTGGCAGTTTTGGGGCTGACCGTCcgcggcgagctggagctcggcgtcggtgcaCGTCTCATCCGAGTCGGGGGCCCTCTTCCGGTTGACGAAGCCATAAccggcgccggtgaagaGAATGCCGCCGGACTGCATGCAGATGGACGTGGCcccggccgagaagatggtggAGCGGCGGTCACGGCAGTCCCCGCCCGTGTAGCCACGGCACTCGATGCGCCATTCGGAAGGGATGTagcggaagaggaggctcTCGGCTGTGGCGCCGACGCAGCAGACGTTGGGGTTCAGACCCCTGCAGACGCGGTAGTTGCCGCTGCAGGTCTGTCCGAAGTGCTTCTGGATGTCAATGGCGGACACGGCAGCGGCAAAGCCGACAACGATCTGGAAGAAGTGCATATTGGGAAGGAGTAATTTGGAGAAGtgatgaggatgagatgTGGCGGGCTTGGTTCTtgttgctgcggctgctTGCTGGTTGAGGATGGAGGGGATATCAAAGTCGAGGGCGTTACGAGCCTTTTATAGACAAGACATCAATGGCATTGAAGACTTCGACAAACATTGTCCTTCTCTAATCGTTGCTTCGGTTTGATGATGCATCGTGAGCCATCTGCTCATGATGTCTCCAAGTTGATACTTGATCCAATTAGGAAAACCAAAGTCGCTACATTGCAGAACAAGACCCAGCTACGTGCGGTTGTCAATGACCACTGACCGCTCCTATGCGTCTGAGAGCAGTGTCTGCCTCTCAACTGGGAGTTGAAGTGTCTCTCAATGGCGTCTAGATACCGTAACACCTACCTACTTGGGAACAGTCAGACTTGGCATGTTACGGCGTTGCGAGTAAAGCACATTGTTCTCAAGAGTCTGCAGTGAGATGGGGAAGATGTATGCCAGCCTCACGTCAGACAAAAGCCCTCACTGCCTTGAAAGGGACAGAAGATGGACCGTTTAGTCAGTATGAATCAACTCGAATAGAACTACGACTACTACGCCAAGCGTCCCGCATAGCCGGAGACGGCAATGCTAACCGCTGACAAGGGGCTTGGCTGTAAGCAGCAGTGATGGTTTCGGATGGGATTGCAACATCGGTGTAGCAAGTTACGGCATTGTTGACTTTGCGTTAATCAGTGAGTTGACGCACTAGCAACGGCCGACTTTGAGTGCGGACATCTGGTGGACCGGTCCTTTCCTGCCAGTAACTGGCAGTTGATGGGGTCTTTGATATTGGTGATGTGCCTGGCCGGCTGGGGTATTTTCTTGAGCCGGCCTGGCATGGATGCATGTAAGTGGCAAAATGCACGTATCATACTGCTCTGGTTGGCCAGCATGACATTTCCGTCTCTGCAAACCGCCTTCTCCGCAGATAGGCCACTTTCCACATTACATGGCTTGCCTATTGCCTTCGTTTTGAGCAGTGGTAATTGGTCGCATTCAGAGTTAGGCGCGGTTCTTCCCGTCTGGTGATCCCTTGCAGACTGTGAAATCTTCTCACCTTCGTTTCTGCTGCCTACTGGAGTCGTTTCACGATATAGAGATTGCCCGGGACAATCATCAAGACCACCGCGTGTAACGTATCAAGCGGCTGGAGAGAGTTGACTAGTCCTCGTGCAATCATCGCTGCATACGCCGGGCGAAGGCTCCGCTATGCACGCATGCATGAACCGCCCTTGGCGAGGCCGTTGCCCAAGGGGCCAAGGGTTCCTAGCAACCCGCGGCCCCCGGCCCGGCGCGAAGCAAGCCTACGGCTATTCCCGCCCGAGGGGAGCTGGCCGGCAGTAAGCTCTttcatcgtcatctccgAGTGCCTCCGGTGCTCTCAACCTGACAAACCCCTTCCTCGCTTTCCATGATCTTGCCACCTCTTTACGCGCGTAAGTCCCCGCACAGCCAAGAATCAATAAATTGTGCTGGGCACCCCACACCAATACGTTTTTACCTAGCGCCGGATACTTCTTTCTTCCCGTTGTGGACTCTCTTCTCGAAGGGCATTGGGCAGGGAGGGGGTTCTCAACTCTTATAgtcacatcacatcacagAGTACTATTACTAGTTCTTACTACTTGCAGCAAGCACAGACTTGCTTGGCAGAACCGGAACAGCTTCATGTCCGGTTTGACATCTGAGCTTGTTAGCATATCGGAGAGGTGAGAggacaccggcgccgacggtctTCATCCTGCTTCTCGGAACAGTCCATAGCTCGGAATCGGCTTCGCTCAGACCACGAGCCCACCCACGACAGTggcacacacgcacacacacacccatACACAGAGGCTCAGCTCGGGGACGAACCCGATGCCGCGAACGGCAAAAGGGTGCCAAGACGGGCGTGCCGTTGCGATAAAAACGTGGAAACCGGGACCAGGCACGGAGATGTAGACAAACAGGATCTGGCGACAGCCTGCCTTACTGCCAGTTTCCAGCTTCACCCTATTCGTCGTACGGACTTCCGCAAAGTCAGAAAGGGCTGGACATGGGACGGTCGGGACACGAGCCCCTTCGGGGTCCCTCTTTTGATGTCATCAAACCCTCCCGACCACCCGCCGAAAGAGGTCCAGATCACGGCTCATTGAGCGCCTCGTTATGATTAGCTCTTAACTCGGAACATGGCTGTTCGTGGCTGCCCCCGTTCTATGTATCTCGGGGATGGGGCAGAACAGAGAGATTAGTGAGGTTGTCCGAAGTTTTTTGGCGGTCCCAATTTCGTCGAAACATGTTTCCACCGTAGACTTTGGTTCCAGTCTTGGTCGAATGCCTTCCATCGTTGGTGGCACGGCCTTTGTTACCGCCGCTGAGTGGTTTCAACACACCTAGACCGGTGGTGCATTTGACTCTCAAACTTCCGGATCGTCCTCTggatcacatatccggatTCCGATGACAGGTTCTGATGGCGTGATTCCGGCGGTTGTCAACTCAGTACGAGATATACAAAAGCCAGCCATGGCTGCCCGAGGGATCCGGTAACCTTCTTCCCCTTGCTTGTGTTGCGAACCCAAGAACCGGTGTATTTACTCGCCATGGAGCACTTTCGGGACACAGCGTTTGGTCATGCCATGCAGCTCATGACAGGAGGCACGGTTCCTCAACTGCAGTATCTTGACGAGCGGAGTCGCGATGGTTGGCGGCAGTACATCGAGCAGGACAAGTCTGCATGCACATCACGACATGGCCAGGACGAGGTACTCGAGAAGGGTGGAAACAGCGAAAGCAGACCGGCGGATGAAGGCAGGATCCATCCATCAAGAACTTCCAGTGCGGACACGGCCCAGACGATGGTGCCTGACGAGGCGGATGGGTATGACAGTGCCGGCGACATCAGCATCGACCCCGAGAAAGGACAATACTCCCATATCATCAAGTTTCTGCCCGACGACCCCGAGGTAGGTGTCTCCGAGTCTTGAATTGCGTCTTCTTTCCATGAACtaatcatcatcatcatcgtaACAGAACCCTCAGAACTGGCCCGTAGCGAAGAAGGTGTTCGTCACCTTTCAGATCTGCCTCTTGACAGCCAGCATCTACATAGGCTCCGCCATCTACACGGCCGGGTTGACGGATGTCATGCAGGTGTTTGGCGTCAGTCAGGTGTCGGCACTGCTTGGCCTCACGCTCTTTGTAGCCGGTTACGGTCTCGGTCCTGTATGTTTTTTTTCGCTTGGTGCCTCACCTGAACTCTTTCTATCTCTCTCTACCCCTTTCTATAATATCCTCTATCATCGTCTCTCTTTAATTGGGCTTACTGACTGATGGTAAAGATGATATGGAGCCCCCTCTCTGAGGTCCCCCAAGTCGGCCGGAATCCCGTCTACATCGGCACCcttttcgtcttcttcctgctgcAGATCCCAACGGCCACGTCGTCCAGCTTCGGCATGCTCCTCGCCTTCCGATTCATCTCCGGATTCGTCGGTTCCCCGGTTCTGGCCACCGGTGGCGCCACCTTGGTAGACATCTGGTCGCCCAAGAAGAGGGCGTATCCGATCGCCTGCTGGGGTAtcgccgccgtggcgggCCCGACACTGGGCCCCGTCGTGGGCGGATTcgcggccatggccaagggcTGGACGTGGCCCATCTGGGAGCTGATGTGGCTGAGCGGGctcgtcttcatcttgctcttcttctgcctccCCGAGACAAGTTCCACCAACATTTTGTACCGCCGAGCCAAGCGACTCCGGAAGATCACAGGTAACGAGAAGATCAAGAGCGAGCCCGAGGTGATGGCCGAGGACCTGACGGGCAAGGAAATCGTCATGATGTGCTTGGTGCGCCCGTTCACGCTCAACTTTGCGGAGCCTATGGTGTTCCTGCTCAATCTCTACATCGCCTTGATCTACGGCCTTCTGTACATCTGGTTCGAGTCATTCCCCATCATCTTCACCGGCATCTACGGCTTCAGCCCCGGAATGCAGGGCCTCGCTTTCTTGGGCATCATggccggcgccttcgtcgccatccCGCCCTTCTTCTGGTATCTGCACAAGTATCTCGAGCCGCAGTTCGACGAAAACGGCGACATACAGCCCGAGAAGCGGCTGCCTCCGGCGTTTGTCGGCGCGTTCGCGATCCCGCTTTGCCTCTTCTGGTTCGGctggtcggcgagggcggacGTCCACTGGATCGTGCCCGTCATCGGCTCGGCGTGGTTCAGCGTCGGTTCCACGTTCCTGTTCAACTCGGTCCTCAACTACCTGCCCGACGCGTACCCGGCATACGCGGCGTCCGTCCTGGCGGGCAACGACCTGTTCAGGAGCGCCTTTGGCGCGAGCTTTCCGTTGTTTGCAAACACCATGTACGAGAGGCTGGGCGTGAACTGGGCGAGCTCGCTGTTGGGGTTTCTGGCGATTGTGTTCATCCCTATCCCGTTTGTGCTGTACAAGGTGCGTTGCAATCTGACCACGACTGTAGAAACGGATTGAAGAGGCTAACACTGAACAGGTCGGAGCCAATTTGAGGAAGAATCACAGCACGCACGCAAGGAAGGATAtttgaggaagaagaggcccAAGAGTCTGGCCGAAGAAGATCTCAAGTCGGTAATTGTCAGCATGGCAGCAGGTCGTTCATCGTGGAGCAGAGTTGTCCGGAGTCATGCATAATTACACTTACACTCCTATCTCCCACATTGATTGCATTTGAGTTTATCGAGCGTTCTGATAGACAGTCAGGCATAAATGTGTTATCGTGCTGCAGATAATTCGCATCAAATCGTGCCGGTTCTGTCATTTGCGTTTGACGTTAAGGAGAGACCACTGTTTACACGTATCCGTAGGTGATGCTTGACACTCAGACAAATATGCAAATCTCTCTGGCCAAGTATTGCAGTGCAGCCTATTCAGCTTTTGCGCCTCCTTCCCGTCAGTCTGTCTTCATTAACTTCAACCCAACAACTACAGGGGTATTTGGATGGGGACACGCTTGAAttctgttcttttcttgCCAACTCAGCAGAGCATGCACAGTGGAATGTATTAACATTTTGCCTAGATCATGTCTGGTTTAAGCCTCCAGAGGCAGTGCAACAGTTGCACAAGGCCAGGGTAAGAATGGGTTAAGTGCGTCAAGAGACCATCAAACACCCAGTAACATGCTGCACAAATATCCACGAAAGTGCGTCCTCATAACTTGAATCCCCCCATCAGGTCCCGGCTTGAATCATCCCTTGCCTGATGAACCATGTTACAATATACTACTGCTTCTTCAGATAAGGACCTGCTGAAATACCATCTTGATGGCTTCTGGAACAAGATAATGTAGTGCCTATTCAGCAAGAAAAGCCCACTAATTTCGGACTAACTCGACAGGGTGCAAGGCTGTGCTACCTGAGTTGCCTCCCCAATGTTTGGCGTATTCAGTCCGTCCTGAGATGCAAACCGTCCAAATACTAGCCGCTTTCCCGTCTAAACTCACCGTTTTGCCTGGTCCGTCTGAAACCCAGCCATGTTTCCGTCCAAGGCCCAGTTTACCTTCCGTCTAGAGCTACCGTCTGTCCTCCGTCCTGGTGTTGTGCCTTCCAAGATGAGAGCTCACCTCACTTCACCTCACTTCATTTCTCCTCACCTCACTTCGTCTCACTCGACATTTGCCTGCACAAACCTACTCAGCTCTTTCCACACCAAGGGCTCTTTCTCTTTTGTGAATTCATGCTCGGCTAAGAGTTTTCACCCGCACAatcctttctctcttttctcgTCGCACCTTTTCTCTCCTTGTCGAAATTTTCGTCCTCCCCTCCAACTTTCAACTCATAACCAAACCGCCCGCACTCCCTCACTGCacctctttccccccttcttccctttcaAACCTCCTCCAAAACACCGTCTCAAAGCCGAATTCATTTCTTTATGTTAATACTGATTTTCAACTCCTTGCGAGTGGGCTTCAGCAAGGAGTCACGATTCACAGCAACTGTTCAATGCTGCCTTATCTGGGTCGTCTCTTCATTCATCAAAATCACATGGCTGATCCGTCTGGGCGCTCTTGATCAAGGGAATTATGCGACCACTTCTAAGGAGCTGGAATTGATCATGGAGCAGAGTTGAAGGCGCAAGCCAATGAATGTGAGTTTCCATTCTTCAAACTCTCAAACTGCGACGTTTGAGTACGCGCTGACCTCAACCATCGAAATAACAGGCTTTCATCAGTATCATGGATCTTTGCCCTGATTACACCCAGAAACATGCACGAAACCAGCGTCCCATCACCTCAGGTCAAACCCCATCACCTGTTGTACCAGCCACTCCAGCCGGACTTGTCTGGACTCGAGGGTGCAGCAGGTGGTGCCTGCTGGTGATGAGTTGTTGGATGAGTTTGAGATGGTGGCCTGCCCTTTGGCTTTTGCCAATTTGTGTGCAAGAGCTCCAAAGACATGTTGAAGCTGGGAAGCTTGGAGATTGAGTAATGATAGTGATGAGGTATGGCACATCTTAAGACTGGAGCTACTTCTCCCCCGACCGAGCAACGCAATGCTGCTGTTCCAATGCTGACCCAAATTGTTTTCCAATAGTCTCAAGATGAAAAGCACATCCATGGTGCTGGTTGATGGTGCTTCCTCAACCAGCACAGCATTCTCCGAAGGGCTTGAAAATCAAGCACATCCATGGTGCTGGTTGTCGGTGCTTCCGCAACTAGCACCGTGGACTGCCCTTGGGTGTttgaggaggatgaagaagtcGACAAGAAACTCCAAGATGTGCCTTCTGTTCAAGTAGCATTGCTCGGATGGACCCCTTTTTTGTGGTATGGTGCTTCCATATCCCATGAAGGTGGTTTCAATGGCGACACCGACTCCCACGTCAGCACAATCGACGCCAATGGTAATCCAATTGCCTACAATGGATGCCTGTCTCAATGATAGCCAACAAGTACCTCCCTCTATACACCGACAACACCGTCCGCCGCTGCAAGGCTGTCATACACATCCACAACCCGGTAAATGCGACATGGTGCTTCCATGACGCAGACACTGGGTTCCCGCCCCCAAATCCATCTCCAACATGATGATCGGCTGCATCACCCGCCGCGCCAGCCACTCCAGCCGAGGTTTCTCGGACTCGAGGGCGTGGTGGGGTGATGtatgatggtgatgggggATGGGACGCCGCGTGTATGGTGCAACTGCATCCGCCACAAAACCATGCAAACTGGAGGTCGAACTCGCTCGCAAGAACGGCCACGTCACTCGCCGCGCCAGCCACTCCAGCCGAAATCGTTCGGACTCGAGGGCGTGGTGGATGACGGGGATGGCGAATGGGCGGTCACATGTATGGACCATGGTGCTTCCATGTCGCCTACATGAGGCTTCTCCGTCGACTTCCCTCCACATACGCAGCTGTCAGAGAGAGCCGGCTGTTTCTGCTACGCTTGGAACTCTGTCCAGTTTCGTATGCACTCCGAAGAAGCTTGTGGGCACTGGCTCCTCCAAGTTTGCCGAGATGCTGAATCCCACGTACCAGTTCCGTAttcggcgtcgacgaaaGCTTGTCAAATGGCTTCCCGATCCGATGGTTTGAGAGTGGAATGCTCTTAGAAGCTCGCTGGAGATCAACTTCACAGACAGGAACGGCCGTGTCACCCGCCGTGCCAGCCACTCCAGCCGAACCAGTTCGGACTCGAGGGCATGGTGGGTGATGCGTGGCGGTGATGGATGGTCTTTTGTTCTCTGTTTCAAACTGGTTGGACGATGCTTCCTGATTGGAGTGTTTTCCGACTTGCTTTCTTCGTACAGAATGGTTTCCAAAAGGTGGGAGTGCTTCGTCGACGATTGGCAGACTGGGGTACAGGAACGGTCCTGTACAACCACGTGGCCGGTCCTGGCatcaaggagaagaggcTGGAGTCTGCCGGGGCACTCTTACCAAATGTCAGTTCAGGGATTTCAAGTGGAGGTCAAGAGGACCTTTGCCATTGAGATCGGGGTCTTGTTGAAAGACAATGTCAGAGTAAGTTCAGACTGTTTCGCCGCTTCGCCTCGCTTCGCCTCTTAACCCTTGCTGACTCTCCAAAGACACCACCAGACAGGAACCCAGGTGGTGTTCTTTCATTGACATGGTCCCGATTAACTCAAGATTGAAGACGAGAatggtggttgtggttgcTTTCATTACTCGATTTttcgccatctcctccagcaaGAGCAAGGTTGAATGGGTTGAGCAGGACCTCCCCTTATTTAGTTCGAATTTTCTTCAGGTTCAACTCACGAAGAGCTTCAAACAAAAAACATTACTGTGGTTATGGTCCGTGGTGGTCTTTCGACACCAGATGTGGAAgagtggaagaggaagatgagaagatgagaagatgagaagatgagaagatgagaagatgagaagatgagaagatgagaagatgagaagatGAGGAATGCTTGGATACTGGGATACTGTGATATTGGCACATGGGAACTTGGGAACAATCAAGGCTGGACAAGGTGCGGCAAAGACAGAATAGAGTCCTCCAGGTTCAGACACAATGCTCTAGGTTCAATATTGATGACTTTGTTTCCCCGGCCATCATGTTCGTTTGTCGAGTCAGCTATTCTGGTGATGCGTCGTCAGTGACAGCTGCTGGCTCGCCAACCCTGTCCAGCGGTCCACTTCCGCTCCTTATCGACAGCGCTGTCCGAAGTGCGGAGAGTCTTTTACTTACTCTTCATCGGGAAACTCTCCCTCGACACCACAGCCCGAACACATCCCTCAGACACCCTTCCATCCGCACAATATATCGCATATCAGCTAAAAAATATACACCACACGGCTCTCATCGCGAACATGCCGACAAGTTCCCATGGAACCGCTTATACCGCCGCCAATGGAGTCTCCAGCcgagcgacgacggcggcggcgtaggGTCCCCGACGCGGTCCGGAAGAGGGCGTCGCGCGCGTGCGACAGGTGCAAGGCGCGCAAGAACAGATGCGTCGAGACGGCTTCCGGTATCTGCGTACGGTGCACCGAGGGTTCCCATCCGTGCCGGTTCGATCGTGAgcgcgatggcgacgaggaagtcTCCGGGTCAGCAGCGACCGTCACGGcatcgacgtcctcgacgaagccCGAAAACGGTGTTGCGATTCTCCCCGAGGGGGCAAACGACAGCTTGGACGACGACTGCTCGCCAGCAGCCAGTGTGCCCTCCGAGGCCTTCATGTGGCCTCGCTTTCTATCCCGGCTACGAGACGCCTTCTGCCTGGACTCTCA
The DNA window shown above is from Colletotrichum destructivum chromosome 2, complete sequence and carries:
- a CDS encoding Putative major facilitator superfamily, MFS transporter superfamily, with product MEHFRDTAFGHAMQLMTGGTVPQLQYLDERSRDGWRQYIEQDKSACTSRHGQDEVLEKGGNSESRPADEGRIHPSRTSSADTAQTMVPDEADGYDSAGDISIDPEKGQYSHIIKFLPDDPENPQNWPVAKKVFVTFQICLLTASIYIGSAIYTAGLTDVMQVFGVSQVSALLGLTLFVAGYGLGPMIWSPLSEVPQVGRNPVYIGTLFVFFLLQIPTATSSSFGMLLAFRFISGFVGSPVLATGGATLVDIWSPKKRAYPIACWGIAAVAGPTLGPVVGGFAAMAKGWTWPIWELMWLSGLVFILLFFCLPETSSTNILYRRAKRLRKITGNEKIKSEPEVMAEDLTGKEIVMMCLVRPFTLNFAEPMVFLLNLYIALIYGLLYIWFESFPIIFTGIYGFSPGMQGLAFLGIMAGAFVAIPPFFWYLHKYLEPQFDENGDIQPEKRLPPAFVGAFAIPLCLFWFGWSARADVHWIVPVIGSAWFSVGSTFLFNSVLNYLPDAYPAYAASVLAGNDLFRSAFGASFPLFANTMYERLGVNWASSLLGFLAIVFIPIPFVLYKVRCNLTTTVETD